GCCGATGCCCTCGACACCCTGGCCCGCGGCGGTGCGCAGGCCGACCGCGACCGCCACGGCCTCCTCGTCGTCGAGGAGCAGCGGCGGCAACTCGGCCCCGGCCCCGAGCTGGTAGCCGCCGCCGGTGCCGGGGCTGGCGTTCACGGGGTAGCCGAGCTCGCGCAGCCGGTCGACGTCGCGCCGTACCGTACGCGAGGTCACCCCGAGCCGGTCGGCGAGATCGGCACCGGACCACTCCCGGTGGGCCTGGAGCAGCGAGAGCAGACGCAGCAGCCGTGCGGAGGTCTCCAACATGCCCCCGAGTCTGCCAGCCGTCGCGGACAGGTACGGTCCGCGATGCGACCGCGAAAGCGAGAGACAGCCGCGCGCACGGCCGCATCCCACACGGCCGCACCGCCTCCGCCCGCCCGTCAGCGGAAGCGGGTACGGAAGCGGCCGCGCGTGCCGCGGACGAGTCGGCCCGCCCTCGCCTTCAGTGCGTAGACCGCGTCGACGCCCACGCCGACCCGGTGGTGGAGCCATGCCCGGCCCCGTGCGTGGGTGCGCCGGCTCGCGCCCTTCCCGACGAGCTCCGTCCAGAGCGCCTCGTGCCGAGCCGCGATCCGGACGGGGTCGAAGCGTTCCGAGGAGGCGAGCGCCGCCCGCGCGGTCTTCGCCCGCAGTTCGTCGTCCTCCACGAGACCGCGCAGCGCCTCCGTCACCGCGGCCACGTCGTCGACCGGCACGAGCCGCCCGTCGACGCCGTCCTCGATGATCTCGCGCGGCCCGTGCGGGCAGTCGGTCGACACCACCGCGAGCCCGGAGCGCATCGCCTCCACGATCGTCATCCCGAAGGACTCCCGCTGCGAGGTCACCACGGCGATCGACCCCTTGACCCACTCCGGCTCCATCGGGGTGACGCTGCCCATGAGGAACGCCCGTCCCCCGAGGCCCCGTTCCTCGATCCGGCGGGCCAGCTCGCCCCCGACGTCCTGGATCGCGTCCCCGCTGCCGTAGATCCGCAGCTTCCAGTCCGGGTGGTCCGCGGCGACCTCGGCGAAGGCGTCGATCAGCACGTCATACCGCTTCACCCGGGTCAGCCGGCCCGCCGCGACGACGGTCCTCGCCGCGGGGTCGGCGGGCGGCAGCGTCGGCGCGGGCACGCTGTTGGGCACGGACTCGATCCGTACGCCGGTCAGCCCGAGCCTCCGGTAGGCGCGGGCGTCGACCTCCGTGACCGTCGTGACGGCGTCGAGGAGCCGGTACTCGTGGCCGATGTCCCGCCGCAGCCGGTAGCCGTGGCCGGCCAGGGTCAGATGCTCCTGGCCGACGAGGACGGGCCCCCGCCGGGCCTGCCGGGCGAGGTGCACGACGAGCCCCGGGCGGGTGGCGACGAGGACGTCGGCCTCCACCCCGCGCAGGTACTCCCCGATCCGGGTGTCCGTGAGGGCGCTGTACTGCCTCCAGCGGCCGTCGCCGCGCGGGAAGACCTCGGCGGGTCGGTGGAAGTCGGGGTGGTCCCCGTCGTACCCGGGGCTGTCCGTGCGCAGGTCGACGAGGTGCCGCAGCGTCACACCGGCGGGCAGGCCGAGGGCCGGCCGGTCGCGGTGGCGGAACACCGTGACGATCTCGACCTCGTGACGCGTGGCCAGTTCCTCGGCGAGCGTGAACGTCGTCCGGATCGTGCCGCCGTAGTGGTAACCGTTGTGGAGCAGAAAGGAGATTCGCATCGCGCTGCCGGTTCTCCCCGGTCGGTCGGTCCGTCGGTTGTCGGTCGGGCCGACTTTACTGCGCTACGGAGTCGGTCACTCACGGTCGGTAGCCGAGCTGGGGCACGGTCGCGCAGTTCTCCGTCATCTCGCCCTGGGCGACCCAGCCCCGGCCGTCCTCCCAACGGGCCACGGAGAGACAGGTGTGACGGGTGTCGGGCGGTCGCGCGAGGTGCTCGAAGCGGACGGGCAGCAGCAGTCCGCGCGCGGTGTACGGCTCCGGACGGTTCAGGAACTCCTCGACGCACCCACGGGTGAGCTCTTCCCCCGCCAGACAGGAGCGGGCCGCGTCGGTGAACCACATCGCCGCCGCCCACCCCTCCAACTGCCACTGGGACAGCGGCCGTTGCCCCATCGCGTCCCGGAACTCGCGGACGGCCGGGTGGTCGGCGTCCTGGTGGTTCCGGCTGGCTCCGGTCACCCACAGGGAGTTCAGGCAACCGGGGGCGCGGGCGTAGTCGCGGGCGACGGACGAGGACCAGTTCTGGACGTTGGTGACCTTGGCGTCGACACGTACCCCGAGCGCCTCCATCGCCTCGCACAGCCGCACGTTGCCGTGGGTGTCCATCGCGTCGAAGAGGAGGTCGACGTGCCGGTCCCGCAGATCGGCCGCGACCGCGCGGAAGTTGGGCAGCGCGAAGTCGACCTGCTCGTCGACGACCCGGTAGCCCTCGGCGCGCAGCCCGTCCGCGACCAGCCGGGCGTACGCGGCGGACGCGGCCTGGTTGTACGAGACGACGGCGGCGGTCCTCGCGCCCTTCTCCCGCTCGAACCAGCGGTAGACCTCCGTCCCGCCGTACAGCGTCCCGTTCCACCCGGGCTTCCCTCCGGTGCGCGGCGCGGAGCTGCCGTAGATCCCGTAGAGGTGCGGGTACGTGTCGTACGCGGGGGTGAGGGGCTGACCGCCGACGTCGGGGACGCCGGCCTTCGCGACGAGGGGCGCGCCCGCGTAGTTCAGGGCGGTGGTGGCGACGAGCGCGAAGACATGGCGCTCGTCGACCAGCCGGTGCACGCAGGCGTTGTTGCCGACGCCGCTGCCGCCGTCGTCGCAGGTCTCGACCTCGATCCGGCGCCCGTCGAGGCCGCCGCGGGCGTTGAGGGCGTCGAAGTACGCGCGGGCGCCGTCGCGCGGGCCGGTGAGGGCCTGCCCGCCGATCGGGCTCGTGGCGCTGGTGATGATCCCGACGCGGAGCGGCTCACCGCCGGAGGGGGTGGCGGTGGGCCGCGTCTCGAAGGCGCGCTCCGGGAGCCGGCTGCCGCAGGCCGTGAGCACGACCAGGAGGGCGAGCAGCACGGCGAGGAGCAGCGCCGCCCCCGGTTCAGCAGCCCGGAACGGTGACACCGCTCAACTCGACCAGGCCGCAGAGGGTCTTGACGGAGACCTTCCAGGTGCCGTCCTGGAGGATCGAGGTGCCCTGGGAGTCGGGCAGGGCGGGGGCCCCGCCGACGAGCAGGTCGTAGGTGACGTTGGCCTCGGTGGCCGAGGTGAACTCGACGCCCGTGACCTTCGCCGAGGTCATGGCCGCGTTCTTGTCTCCGGCGAAGGCGGTCAGGACCGGCTCCAACTCGGCGCCGTTCTCCAGGAGACCCACCTTGTCGGCCGCGGGGGTCTTCGGGTCGAAGAACGTCGTCCAGTTCTTGGTGATCTCCGCCTCGGCGGCGGCCGGGTCGGCGGGTTCACCCTCGCCCGGCGGCTGGTCCGTCGTCCCGGGCGGCGGCGTCTCGTAGACCTGGTTGCCGGTCGTCCCGTCGTCCGAGCATCCCGCGACGGCGGGCACGAAGGCCAGGACGGCGACGGCCGCGAGGGCCGCGAGCCGGGGGCGTCCGCCGAGTCGTTCGAGAACCATCTGGCTCACCACCGGGTGTCTCTCCAGGCCGCACGGCCTGATGCTTCCAGAGTGGGGCGAAGGGGGGCATAGTGCAAGGAAAAGGGGAGACGAGGGAGGCCCGTGCCGACATCCCGGATCCTGCTGTGGGGCGGTGTCGCGGCGGCCGCCGGGGGCGCGGTGCTCTGCGTGCTCGGCTGGTACGGGATCTCCGGCGAGCGCTTCGCCGAGCGCCAGCTGCCCTATCTGGCCTCGTGCACGGTGCCGGGGGCCGCGCTGGTCGTGGCAGGCGCGGTGCTCGTCGCTGCGGCCCTCCTGATGCCCGTACGCCCTCAGGAACCGGCCCCGTCCGAAGCGGCGGAGACTCCCCCACCGTCCTCGGACGAGCCGCCGCTGCGCGTCCCGGGCGGGACCCTGGCCCACCGCCCGGACTGCCCGCTGGTGGCGGGGAAGCCGGAGGCGACGGAGGCGGGCGCCGCGGAACTCGACCCCTGCCCGGTCTGTGAGCCATGGCCTCCCTGACGTACGAGCTCACGCTCGCCGGCCTCGCGGTCGGCAGCGCCGCCGCGCTCACCGGGATCGGCCTGATCGTCACCTACCGGGCGACGGGCGTGCTGAACCTCGCGCACGGCGCCGTCGCCATGATCTGCGCGTACGTGCTGCGGCAGCTGGTGGTCGTCGAGGGCTGGCCGCTGCCCCTGGGAGCCCTGGTCACGCTCCTGGTGGTGGCCCCGGGAATCGGCCTCGTCCTCGACCGGGGAGTGTTCCGCCCGCTCTCCCTCCTCGGCTCGAACCCGGCGCAGACCCTGGTGGCCTCCATCGGCGTCTTCGTGCTCCTCGTGGGCGGGGCGGTGCTGCTGTGGGGCACCGAGGCGCGGGCCGACGCGCCGGTGCTCCTCGGCGACGACCCGTGGGCGCAGCTGGGGGCGGTGGTGGCGCTGGCCTGCCTGGTGACGGCGGTGGCGCGGTGGACCCGGTTCGGCCGGGAGCTGAGGGCGGTGGTGGACAACCGGCCGCTCGCCGTCCTGTCGGGGGTCCACGCGGACCGGGTGGCGGCGGCGGGTTGGGCGTTCGGTTCCTTCACGGCCGGGCTCACGGGCGTCCTCCTCGCCCCGTACGTACGCCTCGACCCGTACGGGATGCCGCTGCTCGTCATCGAGGTGATCGCGGTCGCGGTGATCGCCCGGATGCGCTCACTGGCAGTCGCGGTGGTGGCCGCGGTCGCGATCGGCGTGGCCCAGGCCCAGCTCACCCGGCTGCACCCGGAGGGCTGGGCGGCGCCGCTGGTGCAGGCGATCGGGGCGAACCTGTTCGTGGTGGCGCTCCTGGTGGCGGCGCTGGTCCTGCCGGGCGTCGGCGGCAGGGGCCGGGACGCCCTGCCCCCACCGACCCGCACCCCCCGCATCCCCACGACCCTCTGGCTGGTCACCGGCGCCCTGCTCCTCCTCCCCCTCGGCCTCGCGGGCTCGGACCTGCACACGGCGGTGCAGGTCCCGGCGCTCGCCGTGGTCCTGCTCTCCCTGGTCGTGGTGGCGGGCCGGGGCGGCCAGATCGCCCTGGGCCAGGCGGCGTACGCGGGCCTGGGCGCGCTCCTGACGGCCCTGCTGTCGACGGCGGGCGTCCCCACCCTCGTGGCGCTGGGGCTCGCGGTACCGATGGTGGCGGTGGTGGGCCTGGTGACGGCCTGGCCGGCGATCCGCCGCCACGGCCTGGCACTCGCCCTGGCCACTCTGGCGACCGGGGTGGCGGTGAGCCGCTTCGTCCTCGCCCAGCCGTACGCGACGGCGGGCCTGTCCCTCGGCCGCCCGGCGGGCTTCTCCGGCGACCGCGCCTTCTACGCCCTGGAACTGGCCGTCCTGGCCGGCTGTCTGGCCCTGGTGGCGGCACTGCGCCGGGGCCGCACGGGCCGCGCGCTGGCCGCGCTGCGGGACCACGAGCCGGGCGCGGAGGCGTCGGGCGTCCCGGCCCCCGCCCTCAAGCTCCTCGCCTTCGTCCTGGGCGCGGCCCTGGCGGCCCTCGGCGGCGGCCTCCTGGGCATGGGCCTGCGCGCCTTCGACCCGGAGGCGTACGACCCGGTACGCGGCCTGCTCTGGTTCGCCGCGGTCCTGGTCCTGGGCGCGGACAGCCTGCTCACCCCGCTGGTGGCCGCGGCCCTCCTGGTCACCCTCGACGCGGGCCCCCAGGCGGGCGTGGCAGCGGCCCTGGTCGGCCTCCTGGCCACCCAGACGGGCCGCATCCCGCCGCTGACGACCCTGCTGCTCCCCCACCCCAAGCCGACCAGCCGACCCGAAAACCGCGTACGCCCCCGCCCCCCTCCGTCCGCCGTCGGCGCCGCACCTCCCACGGAAGAACCCGCACCTCTCCCGACGACCCGCGCGGAAAGCGCGGGTCGGAATCCCGCTCCGCCCGAAGGCCGGGCACAACCCCGCCGGCCCGCGGCCGCCGACGGCGCCGGGCCCCCCACGGGAAGGCCCGCACCTCTGCCGACCACCCACACAGGTGGTGCGGCTGGGAACCCCAGCCCGACCGCAGGCCGGGCGCACCCCCGCCGCCCCGCACCAGGCCACGCACCCGCACCACCCACCACCCGCACCACCCCGGAACTCCGCGCGCACGACCTCACCCTCACGTACCCCGGCGGGATCACCGCCCTCTCCCACGTCACCCTCCACCTCACCCCCGCGCGCATCACCGCCCTCGTCGGCCCCAACGGCGCCGGCAAGAGCACGCTCTTCGACTGTCTCGCCGGGACCCTCCGCCCCCGGCACCACCAGGGCCTGATCACGCTCGACGGCGCCGACATCACCTCGCGCCCGGCGCACGCCCGGACGCGTCTCGGAATCGCCCGGACCTTCCAGCGGCTCGCCGTCTTCCCGTCGCTCTCCGTCGAGGAGAACGTCCGCCTCGGCGGGGAGCGCGGCCACGTCCGCGGGGACCCCGCGGCCGTCGAACGGAGCCTGCGGCTGCTGGGCCTCGAAGGCCCCGTACGGCACCGCGCGGCCGCCGACCTGCCGACGGGGACACTGCGCCGTGTCGAGCTCGCCCGCGCGCTCGCCGGGCAGCCGCACACGCTCCTCCTCGACGAACCCGCCGCGGGCCTCGACGCCGAGGAGACCGCCGCGCTCGCCAGGCTCCTCGCCGCGCTCGCGGCGGACGGCCTGACGATCCTCGTCGTCGAGCACGACCCGGACCTCGTCGCCGGGATCGCCCACACCGTGCACACGATGGAGGGCGGCCGGATCCTGTCATGAGCGTCGAGATCGAGCTGCGCGCTGCCCGGGTCCGCTACGGCCCGCTGGAGGCCCTGCACGGCCTGGACCTGCCCGTGCCCGCCGGCACCGTGACCGTGCTCCTGGGCCGGAACGGCGCCGGCCGCACCACCGCCCTACGGGCCCTCGCGGGCACGGTACGGCTCTCCGCCGGCCGGGTGGTGTGGCGCGGGACCGACGTGACCCGGCTGCCGGCACACGAGCGGGCGCGCCGCGGGATGTGCTTCGTACCGGATCTGCGGGCGGTGTACGAGGGGCTGACCGTCGCCGAGAACCTCGCGCTCACCGCACCGGGCGCCCCGCCGCCGTACCCCGAGCTCGTACCCCTGCTGTCCCGGCCGGCCGGGACCCTCTCCGGCGGGGAGCGCCGGATGCTGGCGCTGTCCCGCGCCCTGCTGACGCCCGCGCGCGTCGTGCTGGTCGACGAGCCGTCGCTCGGCATGGCCCCGCCGGTCGCGGCGCGTACGTACGGGTTCCTCGCCGCGCTCTGCGCCGAGCGCGGCGCGGCCGTGGTCCTGGCCGAGCAGCGCGTACCGCCCGGCCTTCCGCGCGGCTCGCTCGTCCACGAGCTGCGGCGCGGCTCCCGCACGGCCTGCGGGGAGCCGTCCGAGTTCGCCCGGGATGCCGCGGAGTGACGTCAGAGCGGTGCGATCCGCAGCATCGTGCCGATGACGATCCGGTTCGGGTCGGGCCCGATGAGGCTCCGGTTCGCCGTGTACAGCGCCTGCCAGCCGCCCTTGACGGCGAAGCGGGCGGCGATCGAGCCGAGCGAGTCCCCCGGCTGGACGGTATGCGCGCGGCCGCTCAGCCCGTACCGCTTGGAGCAGACCGGCCAGGCCCCCCAGCCCTGGGTGCGCAGGAGCTCCTCCGCGACGGTGATCTGCTGCGGGCGGGTGGCCAGGTCGGCGCGCCGGGCGTACTTCAGTCCGCCGTGCTCGACCCAGGTCGGCTGCCAGAACTGGAGTCCGCCGTAGAAGCCGTTGCCGGTGTTGACGTTCCAGCGGCCGCTGGACTCGCACTCGGCGACGCAACCCCACGGCCACTGGTCGACGGCGCAGGCGTAGCGGGGCACGGCCGCCGCCGCGCGCACCGCGTCGGCGGAGGCGGAGACCGCCACGGC
Above is a genomic segment from Streptomyces sp. NBC_00094 containing:
- a CDS encoding ABC transporter substrate-binding protein is translated as MSPFRAAEPGAALLLAVLLALLVVLTACGSRLPERAFETRPTATPSGGEPLRVGIITSATSPIGGQALTGPRDGARAYFDALNARGGLDGRRIEVETCDDGGSGVGNNACVHRLVDERHVFALVATTALNYAGAPLVAKAGVPDVGGQPLTPAYDTYPHLYGIYGSSAPRTGGKPGWNGTLYGGTEVYRWFEREKGARTAAVVSYNQAASAAYARLVADGLRAEGYRVVDEQVDFALPNFRAVAADLRDRHVDLLFDAMDTHGNVRLCEAMEALGVRVDAKVTNVQNWSSSVARDYARAPGCLNSLWVTGASRNHQDADHPAVREFRDAMGQRPLSQWQLEGWAAAMWFTDAARSCLAGEELTRGCVEEFLNRPEPYTARGLLLPVRFEHLARPPDTRHTCLSVARWEDGRGWVAQGEMTENCATVPQLGYRP
- a CDS encoding glycosyltransferase family 4 protein, with the translated sequence MRISFLLHNGYHYGGTIRTTFTLAEELATRHEVEIVTVFRHRDRPALGLPAGVTLRHLVDLRTDSPGYDGDHPDFHRPAEVFPRGDGRWRQYSALTDTRIGEYLRGVEADVLVATRPGLVVHLARQARRGPVLVGQEHLTLAGHGYRLRRDIGHEYRLLDAVTTVTEVDARAYRRLGLTGVRIESVPNSVPAPTLPPADPAARTVVAAGRLTRVKRYDVLIDAFAEVAADHPDWKLRIYGSGDAIQDVGGELARRIEERGLGGRAFLMGSVTPMEPEWVKGSIAVVTSQRESFGMTIVEAMRSGLAVVSTDCPHGPREIIEDGVDGRLVPVDDVAAVTEALRGLVEDDELRAKTARAALASSERFDPVRIAARHEALWTELVGKGASRRTHARGRAWLHHRVGVGVDAVYALKARAGRLVRGTRGRFRTRFR
- a CDS encoding ABC transporter ATP-binding protein — its product is MSVEIELRAARVRYGPLEALHGLDLPVPAGTVTVLLGRNGAGRTTALRALAGTVRLSAGRVVWRGTDVTRLPAHERARRGMCFVPDLRAVYEGLTVAENLALTAPGAPPPYPELVPLLSRPAGTLSGGERRMLALSRALLTPARVVLVDEPSLGMAPPVAARTYGFLAALCAERGAAVVLAEQRVPPGLPRGSLVHELRRGSRTACGEPSEFARDAAE
- a CDS encoding transglycosylase family protein — protein: MSKIRFWTAGSVAAASAAALLTLTSAPAQARDASTGPWEAAVAPMTGAVAGVVPGVARDGVPSAVAVSASADAVRAAAAVPRYACAVDQWPWGCVAECESSGRWNVNTGNGFYGGLQFWQPTWVEHGGLKYARRADLATRPQQITVAEELLRTQGWGAWPVCSKRYGLSGRAHTVQPGDSLGSIAARFAVKGGWQALYTANRSLIGPDPNRIVIGTMLRIAPL
- a CDS encoding ATP-binding cassette domain-containing protein, whose product is MASLTYELTLAGLAVGSAAALTGIGLIVTYRATGVLNLAHGAVAMICAYVLRQLVVVEGWPLPLGALVTLLVVAPGIGLVLDRGVFRPLSLLGSNPAQTLVASIGVFVLLVGGAVLLWGTEARADAPVLLGDDPWAQLGAVVALACLVTAVARWTRFGRELRAVVDNRPLAVLSGVHADRVAAAGWAFGSFTAGLTGVLLAPYVRLDPYGMPLLVIEVIAVAVIARMRSLAVAVVAAVAIGVAQAQLTRLHPEGWAAPLVQAIGANLFVVALLVAALVLPGVGGRGRDALPPPTRTPRIPTTLWLVTGALLLLPLGLAGSDLHTAVQVPALAVVLLSLVVVAGRGGQIALGQAAYAGLGALLTALLSTAGVPTLVALGLAVPMVAVVGLVTAWPAIRRHGLALALATLATGVAVSRFVLAQPYATAGLSLGRPAGFSGDRAFYALELAVLAGCLALVAALRRGRTGRALAALRDHEPGAEASGVPAPALKLLAFVLGAALAALGGGLLGMGLRAFDPEAYDPVRGLLWFAAVLVLGADSLLTPLVAAALLVTLDAGPQAGVAAALVGLLATQTGRIPPLTTLLLPHPKPTSRPENRVRPRPPPSAVGAAPPTEEPAPLPTTRAESAGRNPAPPEGRAQPRRPAAADGAGPPTGRPAPLPTTHTGGAAGNPSPTAGRAHPRRPAPGHAPAPPTTRTTPELRAHDLTLTYPGGITALSHVTLHLTPARITALVGPNGAGKSTLFDCLAGTLRPRHHQGLITLDGADITSRPAHARTRLGIARTFQRLAVFPSLSVEENVRLGGERGHVRGDPAAVERSLRLLGLEGPVRHRAAADLPTGTLRRVELARALAGQPHTLLLDEPAAGLDAEETAALARLLAALAADGLTILVVEHDPDLVAGIAHTVHTMEGGRILS